A region of Candidatus Hydrogenedentota bacterium DNA encodes the following proteins:
- a CDS encoding M50 family metallopeptidase, which produces MIRQLGRLLVVTITSWYGMMAMHELGHCVTAWLTGGLVEKVHFPLFGFSQTIYIENPHPLVVAWAGAAGGAVFAALLLGLSRHLRRPVQHALRYFAGFSLIANGLYLGLGGFDRVGDCAELLNHGAKLWQLVVFGIGATTLGMYSWHRMGPFRAWFRPLS; this is translated from the coding sequence ATGATACGTCAACTCGGCAGACTACTCGTCGTAACCATCACGTCGTGGTACGGCATGATGGCCATGCACGAATTGGGCCACTGTGTCACCGCATGGTTGACCGGTGGTCTGGTCGAGAAAGTCCATTTTCCCCTGTTCGGCTTTTCCCAGACCATCTATATCGAGAACCCCCACCCACTCGTCGTTGCGTGGGCAGGGGCGGCTGGCGGCGCGGTCTTCGCGGCGTTGCTCCTCGGGCTTTCGCGCCACCTGCGTCGTCCTGTTCAGCACGCCCTGCGCTACTTCGCGGGGTTCTCCCTCATCGCCAACGGTCTCTATCTCGGTCTTGGCGGATTCGACCGCGTGGGCGATTGCGCCGAGCTGTTGAACCACGGCGCGAAGCTCTGGCAGCTCGTCGTTTTCGGCATCGGGGCGACGACTTTGGGAATGTACAGTTGGCACCGCATGGGGCCCTTTCGAGCGTGGTTCAGGCCGCTTTCGTAA